The genomic interval TAGTCGACTCCCGTCACCGCGCTGAGCCACTTGGTGTATTGTCGAGCCGCGAACTGCGTCATGGACGGAACCGGAGAATCCGGCTTGCTGGAGTACTCGAAACGAAACGAGGGATCGTAGACCTCCGTGGGCGCCGTGACGGCATCGACACTCACCACAACAGCGCCTGCTCCCTTGTGTCGCTCCTCCCATCGCACATCGCGATCCCTGCCGACAGTTTCGTAAAGCTCGGTGTACGGAGCAAACTGTTCGACAGTGATTTCGTACCTGCCCATCCAATAAGGTTCAATCATTGCGCCATTTGCGTCCGTTGATCCGGGTACCGGGATCATCAGGATCGACGTGTCCGTCCCTGGAACACGCTGTTGATAGGGCACCATGTATCCCAGATCTGTCCGAACGAACGGGCGAGCATCGGGTTGATGATCGACAATGCGGTTGAGCGCCGACGCCGGATCGCCGGCTTTGCAGATCAATGCGGAGGACAAGAATATCACGAGCAACCACGGTCTCATCAGTTGAATACCTTGCAGCAATGTTCTCTCAGCTAGAATCAACTGGTTTGATCCAATTGGAACGGTCTCATAGCATAGACGGTTTAGACTTACAGTTGCAGCGGAGCGTTCGAGAGATCATGAAGAGAGCATCAGCCGCCGTCGTATCGATCGTTCGTTTCCTGCGTTCTCGCGAGCCGATCGTGCTCGTCGGGCTTCTGCTCATCGTCGCAGGAACGTGGGGTTTTGTTGAATTGGCCGACGAAGTCATTGAGGGTGACACTGGGAGTTTTGACCGCTGGGCGGTACGTCAGTTTCGTTCCGCGGATGACGCGGCACTCCCCATTGGGCCGACTTGGATGGCGGAGATGGGACGCGACATCACTGGACTGGGCGGCGTTGCGGTGTTGACGCTCTTCATCATTGCTGCCACGGGATTCCTTGCCATTCACCGTGCCTACCGGACCATGGTGGTTTTGGTGGCCTCCACGGTCGGTGGAATCACCGTCAGCATGCTGTTAAAGCAATTTTTTGACAGACCCCGTCCCGATGTCGTTCCCCATCTTTCACAAATCTATTCCAGCAGCTTCCCGAGTGGACATTCGATGATGTCTGCCGTGGTGTATCTGACACTCGCGGCGATCGTCGCGCCGGTACTGAAACATTTCTGGGTTCGATTCTATGTCATGGCCTGCGCGGTGTTGTTGACCGGCTTGATCGGTATTAGCCGCGTCTACATGGGTGTTCATTATCCGACCGATGTGCTGGCTGGTTGGACAGCAGGACTGGTGTGGGCCATCGCGTGCTCGCTGATCGCGAAGTCCATTCCCGAGAAAAGGCTCGATCCCGTCATGCTCGATGACGAAGCGGACGCGGATCAGCCCTAGCTTGGCACGCGGAATGCACAACTGTCTCTCGTAGAAGCAACCAATGCGTTGCACCGGGTGATATACGGGAAATCATTTCCGACTCTCGCATCTCCCGAGAAAGTATTCCCCCCTATCGAAAGGCAATGAAATGAATTGGGATCAAATTCAAGGAAAATGGAAGCAGGTCAAGGGTCAAGCGCAACAAAAATGGGGTGACCTCACCGATGATGACCTGAATAAAGTTGACGGCAAACGTGAAGAACTCGTGGGCCGCGTCCAAGAACGCTACGGCATCGCGAAAGACGAAGCCGAGAAGCAGGTCAAGGAGTTCGAGACCAGTTGCAACTGCTGATCTCGTGGGCACAAGGTTTGCACGGTGATTGAGGAATATCTCAACTCGAAGACTCCCGAAAGGATACTCAAATGGATATTCCGCAAATCACCTCCAAGGACGCCGCCAACATTGGTGAAATGGGGCAGACCTATCTCACCACTGGAAAACACGTCGCGTTACGCCGCTGGGAGGAACCCGCCGGCGATTTTGGCGAGCCTCGGAGCCGAGAATACGAGATCGTTGGTTACGTCCTCAGCGGTGCGTTCGAACTCGATCTGGATGGCGGAACAGTGCAAATTTACAGCGGTGATTCTTGGCTCATCCCTGCAGGTGCAACTCACCGATACCGAATCATCGAATCTCTCGTTGCCATCGAGGCGACCAGTCCCCCAGCCCGGTTCAATGATCGTGACGAACCGGCGTGAGCTGCGCGAGTTTGCTGCACCGAATCGGCATCAAGATTGACCGCTGAGCCAATTTCAATGGGCATGGTTTGTTAAAGGGTCATGTGAGCGAATGACCTCACGTGTCCACGGCAAGGTTCACAATTATCCGCGTTACTTGTTGCGCTCGCTTTCGCGGAACGGTCAAGAAAGATTCATTGACGGTTTGATGACCGTCACGAAAGTAACGACGTGGTTGATGGTGGAGAACCGCACGGTCACAGATGAACGTTCAAGAAAAACTTGCGATCTTGGCTGACGCAGCAAAATACGATGCTTCATGCGCCAGTAGCGGATCAAAATCCACCCGATCGGGCAGTAAGATCGGCAGCACCGAAGGCATGGGAATTTGCCATAGCTACACCCCCGACGGCCGGTGTGTCTCGCTGTTGAAAATCTTGTTAACGAACTACTGCATCTACGATTGCCAGTACTGTGTAAACAGGATTTCCAGCGACACGCCTCGCGCCAGATTCACGGTTGACGAGGTGGTTTCGTTGACGATGGAGTTCTACAAACGAAATTACATCGAAGGTCTATTCCTGAGTTCAGGAATCATCCAAAACTCCGATTACACAATGGAACAGCTCATTGCTGTCGCCAAGCAACTCCGAGTAAACGAACACTATGGCGGATACATCCACTTAAAGACGATTCCCAACGCGGCACAGGCGTTGATCGAAGAAGCAGGCCGTTGGGCAGATCGATTGAGCGTCAACATCGAACTGCCGACCGAACACGATTTGCAGAGACTGGCGCCCGAAAAGAAGAAGCCGCAAATTGTCGACGCGATGCAGGG from Stieleria varia carries:
- a CDS encoding phosphatase PAP2 family protein, translating into MKRASAAVVSIVRFLRSREPIVLVGLLLIVAGTWGFVELADEVIEGDTGSFDRWAVRQFRSADDAALPIGPTWMAEMGRDITGLGGVAVLTLFIIAATGFLAIHRAYRTMVVLVASTVGGITVSMLLKQFFDRPRPDVVPHLSQIYSSSFPSGHSMMSAVVYLTLAAIVAPVLKHFWVRFYVMACAVLLTGLIGISRVYMGVHYPTDVLAGWTAGLVWAIACSLIAKSIPEKRLDPVMLDDEADADQP
- a CDS encoding cupin domain-containing protein, with translation MDIPQITSKDAANIGEMGQTYLTTGKHVALRRWEEPAGDFGEPRSREYEIVGYVLSGAFELDLDGGTVQIYSGDSWLIPAGATHRYRIIESLVAIEATSPPARFNDRDEPA
- a CDS encoding CsbD family protein, translated to MNWDQIQGKWKQVKGQAQQKWGDLTDDDLNKVDGKREELVGRVQERYGIAKDEAEKQVKEFETSCNC